A genome region from Scleropages formosus chromosome 6, fSclFor1.1, whole genome shotgun sequence includes the following:
- the sdad1 gene encoding protein SDA1 homolog — MSGRHNNKLPTNLPQLQNLIKRDPQSYTEEFLQQYRHYQSHIQILKLQPDKPNKELTDLVIFLAQVGHCYQERLSTFAQELMELLLNHHTVLEHDLRMTFCKALILLRNKDLISPTGLLELFFELLRCRDKLLRKTLYTHIVTDIKNINAKHKNNKVNTALQNFMYTMLRDSNAVAAKMSLDVMVELYERNIWNDAKTVNVITTACFSKVTKILVDALKFFLGKDEDEKKNSDSESEDDGPTARDIMVRFSTGKKSSKNKKKMEKAMKVLKKHKKKNNAEVFNFSAVHLIHDPQDFSEKLFKQLEDSKERFEVKIMMMELISRLVGIHELFLFNFYPFIQRFLQPHQREVTKILLCAAQASHQLVPPEIITPVIMTIANNFVTDRNSGEAMTVGINAIREVAARCPLAMTEDLLQDLAQYRMHKDKNVVMSSRGLIQLFRNLNPQMLHKKDRGKPTESSVEARIQEYGELEAKDYIPGAEVLELDKEQDDSKGNEEEWESTSMSEEDDDDGEWVDVHHSSDEEQVEITEKLQSMPREERKAKAAAVSTSRILTQDDFKKIRLAQMSREVNSAPGKSQKRKNEDRDDDNRGELLTLRDIERLHKKPKADKETRLATAMAGKTDRKEFVKKKTKLNPYASSTNKEKKKNKNFMMMMHSKNVRTKKKRSFRDKQLALKEALLKKKKLLK; from the exons ATGTCGGGACGACACAACAACAAATTACCAACAAATCTGCCACAACTACAGAATCTCATCAAAAGAGATCCCCAGTCCTACACCGAGGAG TTTTTACAGCAGTATCGACATTACCAGTCTCATATTCAAATCCTGAAACTTCAGCCGGACAAGCCCAACAAGGAGCTCACAGATCTGGTCATATTCCTGGCTCAG GTTGGACATTGTTATCAAGAGCGGTTGTCCACGTTCGCCCAGGAGTTAATGGAACTTCTGCTGAATCACCACACAGTTCTTGAACATGACCTGAGAATG ACTTTCTGTAAGGCCCTCATTCTACTCAGGAACAAGGACCTCATTAGCCCCACCGGTTTGCTGGAGCTTTTCTTTGAGCTGTTGCGCTGTCGTGACAAACTTCTGAGAAAG acactgtacacacacattgtgacaGACATCAAGAACATCAATGCTAAgcataaaaacaacaaagtgaaCACA GCATTACAGAACTTCATGTACACAATGTTGAGGGACAGCAATGCCGTAGCAGCTAAAATGTCCCTGGATGTCATGGTTGAATTGTATGAGCGCAACATTTG gaatGATGCCAAAACTGTAAATGTCATCACAACTGCATGTTTCTCTAAAGTCACAAAG ATTCTTGTGGATGCTTTAAAGTTCTTTCTGGGCAAAGATGAGgatgagaagaaaaacagtgaTTCTGAGTCTGAG gATGATGGGCCTACGGCAAGAGACATTATGGTCAGATTCTCAACAGGAAAGAAAAGctcaaaaaacaagaaaaaaatggaaaaggctATGAAAGTTCTCAAA AAgcataagaagaaaaataatgccGAGGTATTCAACTTTTCTGCCGTCCATCTGATCCACGATCCTCAGG ATTTTTCAGAAAAGCTGTTCAAACAGCTTGAGGACTCGAAAGAACGCTTTGAGGTGAAGATAATGATGATGGAGCTCATTTCCCGACTGGTCGGAATTCACGAG CTTTTCCTCTTCAACTTCTACCCATTCATTCAGCGTTTCCTCCAGCCCCATCAAAGAG AGGTCACTAAGATCCTGTTGTGTGCTGCCCAGGCTTCCCATCAGCTGGTTCCTCCAGAG ATCATCACACCTGTCATCATGACGATCGCAAACAACTTTGTCACGGACAGAAATTCCGGAGAGGCTATGACCGTAGG CATCAATGCAATCAGGGAGGTGGCAGCTCGCTGTCCCTTGGCAATGACTGAAGATCTTCTACAGGACCTGGCTCAGTACAGGATGCACAAAGATAAAA ATGTGGTCATGTCTTCCAGAGGGTTAATCCAACTCTTCAGAAATTTGAATCCCCAGATGTTACACAAAAAAGACAGG GGGAAGCCCACGGAGTCATCAGTGGAAGCCAGGATCCAGGAGTACGGAGAGCTGGAAGCCAAAGACTACATTCCTGGGGCTGAAGTGCTTGAGCTGGACAAGGAGCAGGATGATAGCAAAGGAAATGAAG AAGAATGGGAGAGCACCAGTATGagtgaggaggatgatgatgacggAGAGTGGGTTGATGTTCACCACTCCTCAGACGAGGAACAAGTTGAGATT ACGGAGAAGCTGCAGAGCATGCCTCGGGAGGAGAGGAAGGCCAAGGCAGCCGCAGTCAGCACCAGCCGGATCCTCACACAGGATGACTTTAAAAAGATACGCCTCGCCCAGATGTCCAGGGAAGTCAACTCGGCTCCTGGGAAGAGTCAGAAGAGGAAGAATGAGGACAGAGATGATGACAACAG GGGAGAGCTGCTTACACTGAGAGACATTGAACGCCTGCACAAGAAACCCAAGGCTGATAAAGAAACACGACTGGCAACTGCAATG GCTGGAAAAACAGACAGGAAAGAGTTTGTAAAAAAGAAGACCAAGCTGAACCCGTATGCCAGTTccacaaacaaagaaaagaagaaaaataagaacttcatgatgatgatgcacaGCAAGAACGTTCGCACAAAGAAAAAGAGATCTTTCAGAGACAAGCAG ttggCCTTAAAAGAAGCTCTtctaaaaaagaagaaactgctAAAATAG
- the klhl8 gene encoding kelch-like protein 8 isoform X1: MAPGDVVPEHAKQHKPRERRQPRPSESDCEADGSFVFEANEAWKEFHNSLCQFYAAGELCDVTLKVGSRLIPCHKLVLACVIPYFRAMFLSKMAEAKQELIEIRDFDGDAIQDLVDFAYSSRLTLTVDNVQPLLYAACILQVELVARACCEYMKAHFQPSNCLAVRTFAESHNRVDLMGMADRYACEHFREVVECEDFPCVSPQHLCTLLSSSDLNIHSEAQVYNAAVKWLKANPQHHNVWLDQILSQVRLPLLPVDFLTGTVAKEEMIRANLKCRDLLDEARNYHLHLSNKMVPDFEYSIRTTPRKHTAGVLFCVGGRGGSGDPFRSIECYSISKNSWFFGPEMNSRRRHVGVISVGGKVYAVGGHDGSEHLGNMEVFDPLTNKWMMKASMNTKRRGIALAALGGPIYAIGGLDDNSCFNDVERYDIESDHWSAVAPMNMPRGGVGSVALGSYVYAVGGNDGVASLSSVERFDPHLNKWSEVKEMGQRRAGNGVSELNGCLYVVGGFDDNSPLSSVERFDPRLHRWEYVAELTTPRGGVGVATIMGRVFAVGGHNGNIYLNTVEAFDPRMNRWELVGSVSHCRAGAGVAVCASHISQIRDVGQGSNNVVDCM; encoded by the exons ATGGCGCCAGGGGACGTGGTGCCAGAGCATGCCAAGCAGCACAAACCCAGGGAGAGACGGCAGCCAAGACCATCAGAGAGCGACTGCGAGGCTGATGGTTCCTTTGTCTTTGAGGCCAATGAGGCCTGGAAGGAGTTCCACAACTCACTTTGCCAGTTCTATGCAGCTGGGGAGCTGTGTGATGTTACACTGAAG gtAGGCAGCAGACTGATACCATGCCACAAGCTTGTGCTAGCTTGCGTGATCCCCTACTTCCGGGCCATGTTCCTCTCGAAGATGGCAGAGGCCAAGCAGGAGCTGATTGAAATCCGTGATTTTGACGGCGACGCCATCCAAGACCTGGTGGATTTTGCATACTCGTCACGCTTGACTCTGACGGTGGACAACGTGCAGCCACTTCTGTACGCAGCTTGCATCTTGCAGGTGGAGTTGGTGGCGAGAGCCTGCTGCGAGTACATGAAGGCTCACTTCCAACCCTCCAACTGCTTGGCAGTGCGCACCTTTGCCGAGAGTCACAACCGAGTGGATCTGATGGGCATGGCAGACCGCTATGCTTGTGAGCACTTCCGCGAGGTTGTAGAGTGTGAGGACTTCCCCTGCGTGTCACCACAGCACCTGTGTACCCTGCTTTCCTCCAGTGATCTCAATATTCATTCTGAGGCCCAGGTATACAATGCTGCTGTCAAGTGGCTGAAGGCCAACCCCCAGCATCATAATGTCTGGCTGGACCAGATCTTGTCCCAG GTGCGTCTCCCTTTGCTCCCCGTGGATTTTCTGACAGGCACAGTTGCCAAAGAGGAGATGATCAGGGCCAACCTGAAATGTCGCGACCTGCTGGATGAAGCTCGCAATTACCATCTACACCTGAGCAACAAGATGGTCCCCGATTTTGAATACTCTATCCGTACTACACccaggaaacacacagcag GGGTGCTGTTCTGCGTGGGTGGGCGAGGTGGGTCCGGGGACCCCTTCCGCAGCATTGAGTGCTACTCCATTAGCAAGAATAGTTGGTTCTTTGGGCCTGAGATGAACAGCCGGCGCCGCCATGTTGGTGTTATTTCTGTCGGAG GAAAGGTGTATGCTGTCGGAGGACATGATGGAAGTGAGCACCTGGGTAACATGGAAGTGTTTGACCCACTCACAAACAAGTGGATGATGAAAGCCTCCATGAATACTAAAAG GAGAGGAATTGCTCTTGCTGCCCTCGGAGGCCCAATCTATGCCATTGGTGGTCTGGATGACAACTCATGTTTTAATGACGTTGAGCGCTATGACATTGAATCGGACCACTGGAGTGCAGTGGCCCCTATGAACATGCCCCGTGGAGGGGTGGGCTCTGTGGCTTTAGGG AGCTACGTGTATGCAGTCGGGGGGAATGACGGTGTGGCTTCACTGTCCAGCGTGGAGCGGTTTGACCCCCACTTAAATAAATGGTCCGAGGTGAAGGAGATGGGACAGAGGCGGGCCGGGAATGGAGTGAGTGAGCTCAACGGCTGCCTCTACGTTGTGG GTGGTTTTGATGACAACTCCCCTCTGAGCTCTGTGGAGCGCTTTGACCCCCGGCTGCACCGCTGGGAGTATGTGGCTGAGCTGACCACTCCTCGGGGAGGCGTAGGTGTGGCCACCATCATGGGCCGTGTTTTTGCAGTTGGTGGACACAATGGGAACATCTACCTTAACACGGTGGAGGCCTTTGACCCTCGAATGAACAG GTGGGAACTGGTGGGCTCTGTGTCCCACTGCCGTGCGGGTGCTGGAGTGGCAGTCTGCGCTAGCCACATAAGCCAGATCCGTGATGTGGGCCAGGGCTCCAACAATGTAGTGGATTGCATGTGA
- the klhl8 gene encoding kelch-like protein 8 isoform X2, with amino-acid sequence MAPGDVVPEHAKQHKPRERRQPRPSESDCEADGSFVFEANEAWKEFHNSLCQFYAAGELCDVTLKVGSRLIPCHKLVLACVIPYFRAMFLSKMAEAKQELIEIRDFDGDAIQDLVDFAYSSRLTLTVDNVQPLLYAACILQVELVARACCEYMKAHFQPSNCLAVRTFAESHNRVDLMGMADRYACEHFREVVECEDFPCVSPQHLCTLLSSSDLNIHSEAQVYNAAVKWLKANPQHHNVWLDQILSQVRLPLLPVDFLTGTVAKEEMIRANLKCRDLLDEARNYHLHLSNKMVPDFEYSIRTTPRKHTAGVLFCVGGRGGSGDPFRSIECYSISKNSWFFGPEMNSRRRHVGVISVGGKVYAVGGHDGSEHLGNMEVFDPLTNKWMMKASMNTKRRGIALAALGGPIYAIGGLDDNSCFNDVERYDIESDHWSAVAPMNMPRGGVGSVALGSYVYAVGGNDGVASLSSVERFDPHLNKWSEVKEMGQRRAGNGVSELNGCLYVVGGFDDNSPLSSVERFDPRLHRWEYVAELTTPRGGVGVATIMGRVFAVGGHNGNIYLNTVEAFDPRMNR; translated from the exons ATGGCGCCAGGGGACGTGGTGCCAGAGCATGCCAAGCAGCACAAACCCAGGGAGAGACGGCAGCCAAGACCATCAGAGAGCGACTGCGAGGCTGATGGTTCCTTTGTCTTTGAGGCCAATGAGGCCTGGAAGGAGTTCCACAACTCACTTTGCCAGTTCTATGCAGCTGGGGAGCTGTGTGATGTTACACTGAAG gtAGGCAGCAGACTGATACCATGCCACAAGCTTGTGCTAGCTTGCGTGATCCCCTACTTCCGGGCCATGTTCCTCTCGAAGATGGCAGAGGCCAAGCAGGAGCTGATTGAAATCCGTGATTTTGACGGCGACGCCATCCAAGACCTGGTGGATTTTGCATACTCGTCACGCTTGACTCTGACGGTGGACAACGTGCAGCCACTTCTGTACGCAGCTTGCATCTTGCAGGTGGAGTTGGTGGCGAGAGCCTGCTGCGAGTACATGAAGGCTCACTTCCAACCCTCCAACTGCTTGGCAGTGCGCACCTTTGCCGAGAGTCACAACCGAGTGGATCTGATGGGCATGGCAGACCGCTATGCTTGTGAGCACTTCCGCGAGGTTGTAGAGTGTGAGGACTTCCCCTGCGTGTCACCACAGCACCTGTGTACCCTGCTTTCCTCCAGTGATCTCAATATTCATTCTGAGGCCCAGGTATACAATGCTGCTGTCAAGTGGCTGAAGGCCAACCCCCAGCATCATAATGTCTGGCTGGACCAGATCTTGTCCCAG GTGCGTCTCCCTTTGCTCCCCGTGGATTTTCTGACAGGCACAGTTGCCAAAGAGGAGATGATCAGGGCCAACCTGAAATGTCGCGACCTGCTGGATGAAGCTCGCAATTACCATCTACACCTGAGCAACAAGATGGTCCCCGATTTTGAATACTCTATCCGTACTACACccaggaaacacacagcag GGGTGCTGTTCTGCGTGGGTGGGCGAGGTGGGTCCGGGGACCCCTTCCGCAGCATTGAGTGCTACTCCATTAGCAAGAATAGTTGGTTCTTTGGGCCTGAGATGAACAGCCGGCGCCGCCATGTTGGTGTTATTTCTGTCGGAG GAAAGGTGTATGCTGTCGGAGGACATGATGGAAGTGAGCACCTGGGTAACATGGAAGTGTTTGACCCACTCACAAACAAGTGGATGATGAAAGCCTCCATGAATACTAAAAG GAGAGGAATTGCTCTTGCTGCCCTCGGAGGCCCAATCTATGCCATTGGTGGTCTGGATGACAACTCATGTTTTAATGACGTTGAGCGCTATGACATTGAATCGGACCACTGGAGTGCAGTGGCCCCTATGAACATGCCCCGTGGAGGGGTGGGCTCTGTGGCTTTAGGG AGCTACGTGTATGCAGTCGGGGGGAATGACGGTGTGGCTTCACTGTCCAGCGTGGAGCGGTTTGACCCCCACTTAAATAAATGGTCCGAGGTGAAGGAGATGGGACAGAGGCGGGCCGGGAATGGAGTGAGTGAGCTCAACGGCTGCCTCTACGTTGTGG GTGGTTTTGATGACAACTCCCCTCTGAGCTCTGTGGAGCGCTTTGACCCCCGGCTGCACCGCTGGGAGTATGTGGCTGAGCTGACCACTCCTCGGGGAGGCGTAGGTGTGGCCACCATCATGGGCCGTGTTTTTGCAGTTGGTGGACACAATGGGAACATCTACCTTAACACGGTGGAGGCCTTTGACCCTCGAATGAACAGGTGA
- the LOC114910747 gene encoding perlucin-like protein, protein MALLLLIFCSLLGCAFGQCDQDWRPYNERCYFFSVDTKTWSDAQADCEGKGSNLMSILDIHERTWLRTQLGSNIYWIGLNDIVSEGVWEWSDGSVYYPYLSYWKSGQPDNWDDNEDCGQAQGESNGQWNDEPCNTRRRYICKRLNRKLSSPL, encoded by the exons ATGGCGCTCCTGCTTCTCATCTTCTGTAGCCTCTTAGGATGCG CATTCGGTCAGTGTGACCAGGACTGGAGGCCCTACAACGAAAGGTGTTACTTCTTCTCTGTCGACACCAAGACGTGGAGCGATGCCCAGGCAGACTGCGAAGGGAAGGGGAGCAACTTGATGAGCATCCTAGACATTCACGAGAGg ACATGGTTACGGACTCAACTTGGGTCCAACATCTACTGGATTGGCCTGAATGACATTGTCTCCGAGGGAGTGTGGGAATGGAGCGACGGGAGTGTGTACTATCCCTATCTCTC GTACTGGAAGTCAGGGCAGCCGGACAACTGGGATGACAATGAAGACTGCGGTCAGGCGCAGGGGGAGAGCAATGGCCAGTGGAATGACGAGCCATGCAATACACGGCGCCGTTACATCTGCAAGCGACTCAACCGTAAGCTCTCCTCACCACTATGA